Part of the Fusarium oxysporum f. sp. lycopersici 4287 supercont2.71 genomic scaffold, whole genome shotgun sequence genome, GGAGGCCCACCACTGAGTATGTTTAGGCGCCTAGGTAGGTGCGTTCTCGGTCATCAGTAGTGCATGTACCCGTCAATGTAATATTTGCACCTAACCACTACGCCCCGGTGCAAAATATTGGCCAATAACTGGTATTGTATCAATTATAGTGGTGGCTATAGCTGCTTATAGAAGCCGTACAGCGCCGTTACGGTGACCAATCGTAACATCTCATCTCTATCCGAAGACATGTGATAACAGAAAAGAGACATGATGGTACACTACAAAATATACAATGATTGACTTTACTCTCAATTCCATTGACGTGAACTAAGCACGAGCATGGAGAGTTGGCAGCTGATATGTTCTTCGAAGCTATGTAGAGATATATTGGCCCTAAGTCCTGTTATTCTTAGAAAGAGcatcgacgatgaagaacaATTTAAAGAAGCAAGTACGTGTTACGTAAATAGTGAGTTGCTTCTGCTGGCAAATATGATTTAGTAACTTCAGCAAAATCAACACACAACTCGAATCTGAATGATCGTTATCGATATAGGtaatactatttattattgTACTAGTCTAGGTCACTGTAATCACTCAGTCAAAAGCTTGCATAGCTTTCCATGCAGTGTAAGGCCGTTCCACGATCATTTCCTTGGCTGTGGGCAAGGCCGAGCGACCCTCCCCAAATCTGATACTGGAGCTCATAATCTCGCGCCATCTCCTGCCAGGAGCAATCTTGCCTGAGATAGTGTTAGGCACTAGGCTGTCACTATTGATAGGAACCAGGGCTGGTCGCCCCAAGATAGTCTCCATGGCTTGTTGGGCAAAGGAAACTGCCTCCTTGGCATCCGATGGGACTCCGGTCTCATCTAGCGCCCGAATCTTTGTACCCGGAAGTTGCTCCCTGAGATATTTGATAATGGTCGGGTTTCGGGCACCACCGCCGCACATATAAACCTCTGCAATCTCATCCACGCTGATGCCGAAGTGAGGGAAGAATGTGCGGTATTGCTTGATGATATTCTGGGCCGTTATCCGAGTAATGGTTGCTAGTGTGTCGTACTTATCACACCCAGCAGCAAGACACTCGTTAAGCAGTTCTTGGCCTTCATTGTCCCCAAATGTCTCCCGTCCTGTGGTCTTGGGAGGAACGTGGTTGCAGTACTTGTTTGTACTCAGAAACTTATCAACAATGTCCTGGCGCACGGTGCCTCTGGAGCTCCATTCGCCGTCTCTGTCGTATTCCATCTCGCCGTTAGTGAAATATCTCATGGCGTTGTCAATGAACATGTTGCCCGGGCCGCAGTCCCTAGAGATGTTAGTCGCTTCATTAGGGTGCTATGTAGAGGATTTCTCACCAGTCGACCATTGCGTCCACCCCGCCCTCGGAATCAGGGGGGATGACACAAAGATTGGCAATTCCACCAATATTCTGACAGACACGCCACTTGGTCGggtgatgaagcagaaggCCGTCAAT contains:
- a CDS encoding anhydro-N-acetylmuramic acid kinase — protein: MAEQAVGRQGAPLVALIDGLLLHHPTKWRVCQNIGGIANLCVIPPDSEGGVDAMVDWDCGPGNMFIDNAMRYFTNGEMEYDRDGEWSSRGTVRQDIVDKFLSTNKYCNHVPPKTTGRETFGDNEGQELLNECLAAGCDKYDTLATITRITAQNIIKQYRTFFPHFGISVDEIAEVYMCGGGARNPTIIKYLREQLPGTKIRALDETGVPSDAKEAVSFAQQAMETILGRPALVPINSDSLVPNTISGKIAPGRRWREIMSSSIRFGEGRSALPTAKEMIVERPYTAWKAMQAFD